The sequence AATAAACATCataattatgtatttttataataaatGCAGCCAGGAGTGGAGCACATAGTGTTATTGATTAGTAGGAGGGCAGTGTTACAGTACTGCTGAGTGTCCCTGACTCTTTACTCAATCTCTATCTCACAGACATACAAGATAATGCAGGAtgttccctctttctgtctgtacaTGAAATGACAGGATACAGTATACAGCATTACTGCTGACAGTCAGGAGCTGGcacatcacagacagagagagagagagagagggagagagagagagaaagtactGGACGCTGTGTTTGGTTCGTCTCagggtgaaaggtcaaactTCAAAAAGCAGGTGCAAAATAATGTAGAATTAGCAACAGTGATGAGaacagactgtgtgtttttagagcTGCAGGGTGAAATGATCCTGCTGTGCGGGgttgttttgttattaaaatGCATGAGCGGACTCCTGGatagaaattattattttgctgttgaagGCTATTAATCTGCCAGTTTATGCTACGAAGGTCCACTGGGTTTTCGTGtttcttttattgtcattgtgagatgtgtgtgcatatgtgcacatgaacagacacacaacacgtATTCACAATTTGCAGCCCAGTTTTTGTTCAGACACATCTGTGCTGGAGACGTCTGTCGCTGTTGCAGGCTGAAAGATTTTCCGATCACAATAGGGGCCTTGTTCTGCAAGACGGCTGCAAAATTCAGATAGTTGCATCAATTTTTACAACacgtctttgtgtttcagtcccTGGGAATGCTCATATTTATGAAGCAAAAGCTTGTAGATGCTTTAGATTGTCCGTATAATTTGACTCAGGcatgcacagtgcacagtgcacagtgaaTTTCAGGGGTTAAAGCTTGGATGCAGTGTCTGAGTCTTCACTGCATGGATACAAGTGAAGTGACTGGCAGGTGTGGGTGTGGGCTGTGAGAGAGCAACAGTGCAGAATGAACTTGAAATGAGAGGCCGTGCAACATAACTtttagtttatgtttttttattattatatttcaaGATTTTCTTTGCAAAAATCGACATTGACAATAAATATACATTCACAATAAAAAATAGTTCAAATTGCAATGAAACATTCAAGTGTACTTAGCCATTATAAAATCTATGATAAGATGTAAACAAATTATTCCCCCCCCCTTCCAAGCACGGAACCTCCTGAGCCAAgagtctcttcttctctctcctcctgcatcTGTAAAAGGCATGAcgtcaacaaaacacattttacgcATCGACGCGCGAGTCTCACAAGTTATGAAGCCACGTCACATATTGGGCTCTGACGGACAGAACAAGCAAACATTCTTGGATGTCTCGTGggcagtgttttctcttttgtttttttttttgtgtgtttttttttttcttgtagtgGTTTGTAGCGGACTCGCGTGTCCGCTCAGTGTCCTTGGAAACGGCGCTGCGCCAGAGCGCGCGCGCGCACGCGACGGCGGCCGCCACGGCGTCTCCACACCTCCTCCCGTGTCAGTTTGAGCGCAGCCGGCCGCACAGGTCGCTTCTCAAGCTGACGCACCAGgctctttcttctttcaaagATTTGTGCGTTAAAAAGAGTTTGCACCTCGCGCTCTGCTTAACTGATCACGCACCTTTCCTTGTCTTTGCCCTGGCTGCCTCCAATCGCCTTCTCTTTAATGTACATGAGGTCGCTGTGCACGCTGGGTCTCCGGGCGCACGGAGTGACCACGCCGTACGCTTCCCCAATGTCCTTcagcttcttgtttttcagagacTTTCTGTGCAGCATGTCGCAGTACTGCACGGACACCTTCCGGTGAAGGTCGGGGCTCATTTCGTGAGGTAGTTTGGCCAAGGTAAACAGAGTCTGAAACATCTTATCCACGTTCTCGTTGCGCTTGGCGGAGATTTCGAAGTACGCGCACTTCTCGTCTCCGGCCACCAGCTGCTCGATCTCCTCCTGCTGTACCTCCCGGTAAAACTCTCTGTCGCCCTTGTTGCCGCAGATGACCAGAGGCACGTCGATGTTCTCTTTGATCTTGTTTTTCAGGCACGACTTGGTCTCGTAGATCTGCCGCTTGAGCCGCTGCACCTCCTGGAAGGAGTCGCGGTTGTCCAGGCTGAAGACGAGGATGAACACGTCAccttgaaaagaaagaagaaagtttTGGTTAACTTGTTTTGCCTTTAATGTGTGTTAAGTGTTAAAAACGCACAATGAGTCTTTCCTAGCCCCTTCAGTATGATAAGCACCCGTGCATCTTGCAGCCATGCGCTCGAGGCGCACGGTGCGCACAGTGACGGCACGTTTGCAGaatttaaaatgcacataaCGCACAATCACATTCTGAGTGAACTGCCCTATCCTGCACAAACGGGATGATACAGATGTGGATAAGTACCTGTCAGTATGGATAGTCTCCTCATGGCGGGGAAAGGGTGGTTCCCTGATGTGTCCAGTATGTCTAGCTGGTAAACGTCTCCCTTGATGCTGTACAGTTTCCTGTGAAAGTCCTCGATGGTCGGCGTGTACTGCTCGTCGAACCTCCCGTTCAGGAACCGGGACACGATGGCAGTTTTCCCCACTTTCGTGGAGCCCAAAATCACCATCCTGTAGCAGTTCTTCGCCGGGATGTCAAAATCGCTCTCGGAGGGCGACATTTTCTTAATCATGGTTAAACCCGGGTGCGTGAAGTGCTTTCCCTTGGATACGTGTCTGCGTAAAAGGCAGTTGAGCAGGTGTGATGCTCTCTACTGATCTGCTGAGCGTTTCTGTCTGAGTCGCGGGCTGGAGTCCTGTACTTAAGCGCACGGCGGACTCCTCCTCCCGTACGCGTCACACCAAAGTGAAGAGGTACTCAGTGCTGCACTGAGCGCCGGGAAAAAGCGGACCAAACTCCCACTGGTGCGTCAGAAGTCAAGACGGCAGCGCCGGGAAACAGTGACAAACATAGCCCCCCTCAAAAAAACAGTACATTGTATACCATGAACACGATGGGACAGGACAACTGACGCTGTGCGTAACAGCAAAATAATAACTTCCACGGAAAATAGCCATGTTAATATTTGACTGCTCTTCCGGAATTAAACCCGGCTTGGTACACTCTGTTTAAAATGAGGGTGGACCTTGGACATTTTCCCACAACATCACACCTGCACAGATGTAAGAACAGATGACAGCGGAAATATGTTGCTAAACGGCTGCATGCGTCCTAACAAATCCTGGATCATACACTGGACTTTTAAAAGTTCGATTCTTTTTAGTTTTAGACTGAAATAAGCTGCACTGTATTCAGATTTTTACcgaagaaaaaatatatatattcataataATACACTAATACCTCTTAGTCCTTCAAGATTCTGCAGCAATTGTTTATCCATCAGTATCAGTACAAAGTGTCATTCATTAATTTAGTCATTCACATCTTCAgtatctgctgcagctgcttcttCATGACACCAGGTAGAAGgagcctgcagcagctgtcactgtaAGGGCTGAGGATTGGAGATGCTGCAGTTAGCAGTGTGGTCAAAAGGGGGCAGTCAAGGTACAAATTTATCCAGACGAATGGCACGACTTACCCGAGTGTgcatacaagtgtgtgtgtgtgtgtgtgtgtgtgtgtgtgtgtgtgtgtgtgtgtgtgtgtgtgtgtgtgtgtgagagagagagagagagagagagaaagagagtgtgagCATATAAGCAGTCTCCATCTGTTTGTTCAGTCGACTGCCTTCAAGagatttttttaatcacagctggcaaatgcaaaaatacatgAATGTCAACTGCCACGGTTACTCATCTGTAATGAACAACAACAGTCTTTTCAGTAAAGCTTCATAAAATCGATTGGAGTTTGTGTAAACTGGAGTGGAGGAGGCAGTTACTGGGTTAAACTGGAGGGAGGGGAACAGTCCATTCAAACTTGTTGATTCAAAAACGAGTGTTTGCTGTTTTAACGTGGTTCATTCACTCAGGTGTGAGGAATGATTTACTAACTCAGCCACACTGAACAAGGCAAATATGAGAACTCTGATGCAGTTTAATAGGGGTAGCAGTGTGACCTGAACCAGCTCAGGATTTATGGACACAATGAGGCTGATGCTGACAacttactacacacacacacacacacacacacacacacacacactcgtgtgtgtgtgtaagtccaGGCTGTGTTACAGCCTGGACTTACACTATTATTGTATTCTGCCATTTCATGATGTGTACACTGACACGACATGTACACCAAAGTGAGATTAGTGTGTTGGCCAGGTATGTTTGGTCTGAACTCAGATTTTCTGGTATCACAAAGGTGGCTCACTAACTAGGGtagatcaccatggtaacctgTGTTGCGCAGCCTCAAAGGATCTGATCGAAACCTGTCTAAAGCCCGGTTACTGCATTTAGGTTTAGTCATTTGGCAGACTAAAGCTTCAGTACAGTAAGAGACCTTGAAGTAGGTAATATGTACTAAATCTGATCAGTAAGACAGAGTGCTGGGAGATCAGGGAAAGGTGTGCAGCAAAAGTGCACAGTAAGTGCTAGTGAGgcatgttagtgtgtgtcagAGCGAACTGACCAATCAGTGTACCAATGACTGAGTCATCTTTTCCACAGGATCTTCACAGGTACAAAAGAACTTAATGTCTAATAAAATGACAAGGGCACCTTCTCTtccaaaatatcaaacaaacttctatcacacaaacagactaaTGACAAATCATTATCACTGCACGAGTTTCTTTCATTCCAGACCAGACTCTTGACTTTTTAGATACTTTCATATTGTAATTCAATCACTGTAGCTCAGGAGAACACAAAACAACTTAGCAAGCACCATATTTCAAAAACCTTCTTCAGTCAAACAGACCTTGTCAcgcatgaaatgttttttccccacacgCCCGGACCTCAGTCAAACGCTAACCAAACTATCAGTGATGGCAAAGCatgaatgaagcagctgatCAGCCAGACAACTTCAGAGCTCTGTCTGAAGTAACACGCTGCACAACCAGTGACAGCACCTTCAGCGGGAAAGGTGGCAAATGATTTGCTTGGATTCTGAAACATAcggtggtggaatgtaactgaGAACATTTACTTCAACACTAAACTTAACAATTTTTAGGTACTTCTACTTGAGATGGATGGATTAGGAGATTACGTATCTGTGCCCAGAGGCAGGTCGTCCCCTAATCCGTCCTCTCCCCACCCCTCCTTGAATGCTTgattttacttgtaatggagtgtTCTCATTGCATGATATTAGATTTTTACTCAAGCAAATAATCTGAATTTCCTGAAGAGTAAAGTAAGCTACTGCACAGCTACAAACAAGTTATCAttaataagtttttttttgtgccatttaTAACCACAGAACCTTCGACATAAGGGCAAATTAATTCCTGCAAAGTTGATGAGCTTCTAACTGTAAgattacattttaaacattgtCCAAAAAATAGCTTGTGAAACCATCTGTGAGCAAAGTGACTCACTGGGCCGCGTGATCCTAAATAAACCAAGCCTGTAAGCAGATAAATGCTTCCCACTCCTTTTCTCACCAAAGAAAACTACCCCTGCTCTGTGTGACTGGCCCCAGAGCCTTTAAACTCTGGGATAATCAGTGAGAGAATTGTCCATGTTAGCATTAGGTCAGGTTAACAAACTACAGACTGTTCGTCACAGGGTCAGCGAACACTGCTGTTCAACCGGCTCAAAGTaatgttattgtgttttttttttcctcaggcaTCCCACTCAGATAAATAAGATCTCCACTGGGTGTTGGAGAACAGGAGCCACACTAATCTTCTACGCCCCATGACCTGCCCACCTGTGTGAATATGTTGTTCTTCTGCTGAGTCATGACAAAGTGTCTttcaagtatgtgtgtgtcttggggCAGCACACAGGAATAATgtgctcttgtgtgtgtatgtgtgagaataTCTACTTTCACCAGTGTGTTATCCAATGTGTCTAAAACATAACACGACAACACAAAATGCCTGAGGGActttttacagaaataaaacactgatgtCTAGAATGGACCAAACCATCTGGACAGTTTCCCACTGCCATCATTCAGCACTCCCTCCTTCGTTCCATCACAgctacatcaaaaaaaaaaaattaaaacagggCTTCAGCAGCAGTAATGACGAAGATGTGTCGCACGTGAAAACAGCAGTCGCTGGCTGACAGATAATGACACGGCGAGGAAGGACCCGTGTACTGTAGCATAGCGGTggaacaggaaacacagaggcgAGTGGAAAAACAAATGGTGCTGACAGTGAGCAAATACGATTTGTGGCAGGCAGCTCAATAAAAGACAAAGTGAGAGATATAAATGATCAGGTGTGGAGGTTTAGTTTGTGaagtcagcaaaaaaaaaaaaaaatgtcagcaaatGTTACACACACAATGTTGACTGCCTTTACACCTGCTTTTAATCTGCCTCCCCGATGACGGGCGTGTAATCAGAGAGAGCAAAAATGCTTTAAATCCACATCATAATGCACCTGAAGTGGTCATTCAGACTCATTAAAGGTCACAGTCCATCTCTACATGGTCATAGTCACATCTGCCCACATTACAACAAATACTGGTCTAATGTGCttaatatatacacacacaatttaatGGAAATGTGCTTTGGTACACAGATACAGCCTGGAAGCACATGCATGATACATTAAGCAGTTTAGAACCTTTACGTTTCCAATGTTAGAGTAAATGAGCAGCTTATTTTAATGAACACCATTTCCCACAAGGCCTAAACCACTGACAGTTAATAACTAAAGATGTGAGTCCGTTGGTGAGTTGAGTGTTTGTGGTTACTTGTCTGTATAAACAGCAGGACAGGGGGAACTGAACTGTGCAGATGTCGTCCAGACCAGAGAATGACTTGTCTGCGAATGTTATCGGATGAGGTCGAAACCAAGTTACAGTGATGTCAATGCACGTCCTGCCAGATTGATATATTTTCATCAGAGCTGTAATTGTTGTTCAGCTTTGTTAAAATCAAAAGGTCAAGACATCACAAAAGGATGTCCACTGCTACACACTGAGTCAGCCCTTAATAGTTTGTATTTTTAGTCTTAACTCTGTCTAGTTTTAGTCCCACCAGACCCTGTGTTGTCCAaatcgttttgttttttttttcatgttgtttttcttcttttttctaaaCTGGAAAGCGCTCGTGCCTTCCATGTGTCTCTCTGCTATATTATTACATGCAGCATTCATGTATGTACAAGTCTGTGGTTTTAGGTTTGGTCACACAAGCGCACGCAGGCTTTGAGTGGGAGGTGAGAGGGTAGTGACACGAAATTCATCACGTATTCTCAGCTGCTCATGTAAATGCTGCAGAGAGGTCTTCTAGTACTATTCAGCTGTTTGTCTCTGAAATCAATCAGGTAGGAGAAGTGTTTCAGTGCCGTCTGCCTTGGTCTCGTTTCTGATGCAAATAACTGCTCGATgcgagagaaagaagaaaggagttTTCGAGACCACTCACTGGAATTGCTGCTCTTCTTGCTCGGTCGGGCCTCATTTTACATGATCAGTGTGAAGACAGCTAAGTCGATGAAAAATAGACTTATAAAATGCCACATTCACACTGAGGCAAAACATTCTCCATGGTACATTTATTGTCTTTAGAATGTAGGAAATTCAGTCTTTTTGCTTGTAATATTGCCACGCGAGTGTGACATTagtttttcagttatttttatatttctcttgtcacattttaataaatttcAAAGTGAAACTTAATGAAACTGCCTCAGATTGAGAAAGAACACTCACTGTGATGCAGAAGAGAAATACGCATTTccataatttaatttctttgctGGTTTCCTGCATTCTGGTGAGACTGTGCCCACAGCGTTTGGCAGTGACCTCTTAAAACCACAGACAAACCGTAACAACAGAAATCGTTGCGTAAGGTCTGATgcatttttctcttattttaccAAGCCCTTCTTTCATAAGGCACAATCACATTAGCCTTCTGTTCAACAAAACTGCCCTGCACTCAACCAAGAAAAAGGATGTGATGTCACAGTTTCGATGTGGATAATAAGCAAATATTGAGAAGAACCATCACAAACCGTACAAAGTTA comes from Toxotes jaculatrix isolate fToxJac2 chromosome 21, fToxJac2.pri, whole genome shotgun sequence and encodes:
- the LOC121175612 gene encoding dexamethasone-induced Ras-related protein 1-like, which translates into the protein MIKKMSPSESDFDIPAKNCYRMVILGSTKVGKTAIVSRFLNGRFDEQYTPTIEDFHRKLYSIKGDVYQLDILDTSGNHPFPAMRRLSILTGDVFILVFSLDNRDSFQEVQRLKRQIYETKSCLKNKIKENIDVPLVICGNKGDREFYREVQQEEIEQLVAGDEKCAYFEISAKRNENVDKMFQTLFTLAKLPHEMSPDLHRKVSVQYCDMLHRKSLKNKKLKDIGEAYGVVTPCARRPSVHSDLMYIKEKAIGGSQGKDKERCVIS